A single window of Achromobacter xylosoxidans DNA harbors:
- a CDS encoding fimbrial protein — protein sequence MDSTSICTGNVASRYAVGITVRAKLIRYAPIVDGTRINPTVVFDGYPLIRSAGTTQPGSPVLPSNLRVILGATTINVLTCSTRDVQVNMGRVARSDFNGVNGPLRSFAINLNCPANMNRVTVRVDPNTAEIGNQGVVALDAQSSATGVGVQLLTGSGAAFPLRTAVPVSQYNPVQSGSFDIPVQVRYVQVGGAISAGTANTTMMFTLTYE from the coding sequence ATGGATTCCACCTCCATCTGCACCGGAAATGTGGCATCGCGGTATGCTGTGGGGATTACTGTTCGTGCCAAACTTATTCGCTACGCTCCTATTGTCGACGGTACACGGATAAATCCGACGGTCGTTTTCGATGGGTATCCATTAATTCGTAGCGCGGGAACCACTCAGCCCGGTTCGCCCGTCCTTCCTTCAAATTTGCGAGTTATTCTAGGCGCAACCACCATCAACGTGCTCACCTGCTCGACTCGTGACGTACAGGTGAATATGGGTCGAGTGGCAAGATCGGACTTCAATGGCGTTAATGGGCCGCTGCGTTCCTTTGCCATCAACCTCAATTGCCCGGCAAACATGAACAGAGTCACCGTCCGGGTAGATCCAAACACGGCGGAAATCGGCAACCAAGGCGTTGTGGCATTAGACGCTCAGTCTTCGGCCACAGGGGTGGGAGTTCAGCTCCTGACGGGATCGGGGGCGGCGTTTCCTTTGCGAACAGCAGTACCTGTGAGTCAATATAACCCTGTCCAGAGCGGTTCTTTCGATATTCCTGTACAGGTTCGATATGTGCAAGTCGGTGGAGCGATTTCTGCTGGTACGGCCAACACGACCATGATGTTCACCTTGACGTACGAATAG